One segment of Quercus lobata isolate SW786 unplaced genomic scaffold, ValleyOak3.0 Primary Assembly Scq3eQI_228, whole genome shotgun sequence DNA contains the following:
- the LOC115973449 gene encoding uncharacterized protein LOC115973449, whose amino-acid sequence MRDFRSDRYNNNRPRRDFIGQSGATNTQTVNAVFREPVHRVLEKIKGEPYFRWPNKMVGESTKHNQNFYCQYHQDHGHTTEDCKNLWNPLDQLIREGKLKHLLHHSSGHQGQTHQEPQRDATLKPPVGTINVILAAPGRTGARPSRVLSMSQLPARESQSEPKRARRNFHLALSFSEEDMDGTIQPHDDALVITLRIGGYDVKRVMVDGGNAAEVMYPDLYKGLGLKSEDLTPYSSPLITFDGKLVGPKDMLGYPSRPA is encoded by the coding sequence atgagggatttcaggtcagaCCGATACAACAACAACCGCCCGAGGAGAGATTTCATAGGGCAATCCGGAGCAACCAACACTCAAACTGTTAACGCTGTATTCCGAGAACCAGTACACCGGGTGTTGGAGAAGATCAAGGGCGAGCCATACTTTAgatggccaaataagatggtCGGAGAGTCCACGAAGCACAATCAGAACTTCTATTGCCAATATCATCAGGACCACGGGCATACCACGGAGGATTGCAAGAACCTTTGGAACCCCCTAGACCAGCTCATCCGAGAAGGAAAGCTGAAGCACCTCCTGCATCATTCTAGTGGTCATCAAGGTCAGACCCATCAGGAACCCCAGAGAGACGCTACCCTAAAGCCGCCCGTAGGGACGATCAATGTAATCCTGGCCGCCCCAGGAAGAACAGGCGCGCGCCCTTCTCGAGTATTATCTATGTCCCAGCTGCCTGCCAGGGAGTCCCAATCAGAGCCGAAAAGGGCCAGAAGGAATTTTCACTTGGCCTTAAGCTTTTCAGAAGAAGATATGGACGGTACCATCCAACCCCATGACGACGCGCTGGTGATCACTCTCAGAATCGGAGGCTACGATGTGAAAAGGGTGATGGTGGATGGTGGCAATGCTGCCGAGGTCATGTACCCCGATCTCTACAAGGGGCTGGGATTAAAATCGGAGGATCTGACGCCCTATAGCTCCCCTTTGATAACCTTCGATGGGAAGCTCGTTGGCCCAAAGGACATGTTAGGCTACCCATCCAGACCGGCCTAG
- the LOC115973448 gene encoding uncharacterized protein LOC115973448 produces the protein MERKFTEMAEVDWNNQRSKRMIEEQAKEELEILETQHPNRFEYLKLELKSFIFHIQSQSQLPLPENYSSSSFPTSSIATTQESTSNRKRKVGDCLCVLMEDGNESPKKKLQMGTTNIMGNMKGITTNRKTKKKERVDEVLERAQACLQKIQHLKASLLFCC, from the exons atggaaagaaAGTTTACGGAAATGGCGGAGGTGGATTGGAATAATCAAAGGAGTAAAAGGATGATAGAAGAACAGGCAAAGGAGGAGTTGGAAATACTAGAAACCCAACATCCCAACCGTTTTGAGTACCTGAAGCTTGAGCTCAAGTCCTTCATCTTTCACATTCAATCCCAGAGCCAACTTCCACTTCCTGAGAACTACAGCTCCAGCTCCTTTCCCACCTCTTCTATTGCTACCACTCAAG aATCAACCAGTAATAGGAAGAGGAAGGTAGGTGATTGTCTTTGTGTATTAATGGAGGATGGAAATGAATCACCCAAGAAGAAATTGCAAATGGGTACTACTAACATTATGGGAAACATGAAGGGGATCACTACTAATAGGAAGACCAAGAAGAAGGAAAGGGTCGATGAGGTTCTTGAGAGGGCTCAAGCATGTCTCCAAAAAATTCAGCACTTAAAAGCCTCTTTATTATTCTGCTGCTGA